DNA from Triticum aestivum cultivar Chinese Spring chromosome 7D, IWGSC CS RefSeq v2.1, whole genome shotgun sequence:
GAAGGTTGCCGGGTGAGTTAATTGGGAATAGGCTTTTTTAAAGGAAAATTTGGCATAGGCTTTACTTCGTATTCGTATAGGAAGTGAACTTGTTTGCTCCTGGTGGCCGCGGGGTGTTATGTTTGCTTCTGGTGGCCATATATACATACGCAGGGCTTCAAGATTCTAACACCGCGGAAATTGAGAAGGACTTTGATTGaggaggaaaaaaagaagaagtgaCACCACATGTGCCTTTAGTTTAAAAGTTTTTGTGTCGTGTGATTTTGATGTGATCGATCTTTGGGTGAAATCCAACATCGGAGGCGCACAGACATGGTTGCACCCGTGCTTAAGCGACGCTGCCTTGATCTTGGCTTAGCCACCTCCTTTGCCACAACCAGCATGACAACCACAACTACACCGGCCGCCGAACAAGTCTCGTTACTACCGGAGGACACCATCTTCGAGATCCTATCCTGGCTGCCGGCGAAGTCCCTGTGCCGATCCCGGTGTGTGTCCAAGAAGTGGCACACCCTCGTCTCCAACCAGGCCTTCGTCGCCGTGCACAGTTCCCGCGCCGAAGCGCTCCTCGTCACCGTTACCACCGGCAGAGCCCCCTTTATGGCTGTAGCGGTGCTGCGGCTCATGGACATGGAGGGCAACGTGGTGAGGGTGGTGAAAACCCATGGTGTGTTCCGGAGTTTCTGCCTGAGCTTCGATGGCCTCGCATGTCTCCTCTTTGGCCCCCAATGTGATACCAAGGCCCAGGTGATTGATCTAGCCACCGGGAAGGTCCTCATGTCTAGCTATAAACGGCCCAAGTTTGCGGGCAGGTGGGTAGACAAATGCTCCGGCTTCGGACGCACCGCCCAGTCTGGCGTGCACAAGATCTTCGGCGTCATCCTCGAGTCGGCGATAACCGGCCTCTACAATTGTGTGGTTCTCACGGTAGGAGACGACGACGCCGAGTGGAGGCCCACGCAGCCGCCCCCATACTCAATCTCTGCCGTCTACGATGGCTACAACGAAGGGGTCACCTTCAACGGCTACGTGCACTTCTTATCCCTGGACGAGGACATCGTGATCGTGATCTGCTTCGACCTCGAGACAGAGGGGTGGAAGGTGATCCAAGGACCACCAGATGTATCCAGCCACACGTCGGGAGACAAGATCAGCATCGCCGAGCTCAACGGAGCCTTGTGCGTGGTCCGAAATACGCCGGCTGTCATTTCTCTATGGCTCTTGGCCGATCCTAGTGGTAGGGAGAATTGGGTCAAGACTTACACGATCCGGAAGGGTTATACGCCCATCTATCTCCTGATTCCGTTGAGAATCATACACCCTAGCGGGAAGCTGCTCTTCTGCCATTTCTATGACGATTTGACGATGGCGCCCGAAATACAAATGTATGATCCTGGTTACGAGACATGCACGGTTGTGATCAACACGCCGACCGAACTCGTTGGCAGGATCAGACTTTGCAGTTCCCACACAGATCCTAGATGTTTTTCTCAAAAAGGAAGCGCAAacctcccggcctctgcatcttcAAAACATAATTTTCCCTTGAGCTATACTGTATTTAGTTGAATCCTTTATCTGTTTTGTAAATATTTCTTAGGTGGTCAAATTCTTGGATAATAGTGTTCAAGTGAAAAATGAAGCAGGCAAGCTGCCATTCTACAGAAATCTGTAATAGTGTATTAATAACATAAATATTACGGAGTGGTGTCGAGCCCGTCGAAGAAATTTGGAAAATGATCTACATGTTTTATGTGTTTAGTCAAAAAAGCTATCTTAAGCTCACTTTCTCACTTGATAGCTAGTGTTAGAGTGCCGGGCGTATGGGTAGCCTATTGAATTTATTTGTGTACTTAGTGAGATTattactccctccttgtcaaattATAGTGCATATAAAATTCGATCAAAGCTAAGCTTAAAATACAGTGAAATTATTACTCCCTCCTTAGAAGGTCTTTCCCTTCTAGACCATTTCTAGCATAAATCTGAATGCCCTCAAACATGTACGCTGGCGTTTGGAGGCGTTTCAGAATGCCTCCAAATAACATTCGTATGTGTTGTAGTtaagctttgtaaactttgactaAGCTATAGAAAAATAAATTTATGAGTATTTATAATACTAAATCAATATCATTAGTTTCATCAAGAAATATATTTACATAAGCGCTCATAAATTAATCAGGGATAATTAACACTGGATCCTTCCTAATTACTACTATTGGTCAAATCTTCATAAACTCAAAAGAAACCAAGGGGTACGCATAGCGGTGTATGTGTGTGCACATGCGGTTCATCTGCCCATGGGAGGCAATCACCCAGTCAACCAGACCATTGATGGAGTGTGTTGCTGCACTCGTCTATTTTGGCACTTATAATTGTTAGTGGTGTGACGTAATTTGTATACACCTGTTTGCAATGTTTTGAAGTATTGTGCTTCCTTATAGTTTGTGATTATCTCCATTACTTTTCAAAAAATGTGTGTATAAGAGAGTAATCATTGCTCTAATGGACTCGTAGTTGGTTCATGTTTGGGTTTCAAGTGTATGAGTTTGAATTAGGGTGATTGATGGATACATGTTTTGTGATTAAAAAAGCTCCCTGGCAAAGGTGCACGtcacaacataaaaataaataaaatactgaAAACAATAGGCATTTTTATTAAATAAATAATAGGTATAGATACTGAATATTTGGACGACACATATTATCTAAACGATCTCAATGCAATTCTGACTTTGTTAATGGCCCACAAGAAATTTTACATTACTCTACTCCCTCCAttgctaaatataagtctttttagagattccacaaCAAACTACATACgggtgtatatagacatattttagagtgtagattcactcattttgctccgcatgtagtccatagtgaaatctctaaaaagacatatattcAGTAATGGAGGGAGTAATAGATAAACGTTTTACAACTCCCAGTCGAGAAGCAATACACTCGCGCATATACCTCTTGATGCCAAGTTTACAAAAAAAAATGAGGATAAACATGACACCAGCACGAAACTGACGTTTAGCTTTATCGCGACTCTTGTCGAATAACATATCTACCATTTTATCGTAGGAGTAACTCTGCTTTATCGGACAATAATCAGATGACTTAGTTCTTgatggatgggctcatgggctgaaGCTTTAAACCTAATAAGTATGCAGACCAGTTAGGAATTAACACTTTtctctcaaaaaacaaaaacctaaCATTTATCCTATAACATGGGGCAAAATGTTATATCTCGCTTACAGCAAGACTAACATACGCCTCGCTGAATGTTTCACCCCCACGTGTAGGTACTGGGCTGGCCCATTTTCATAAAAAATTTCCTCGTTCGCTAGTTTCGATCGAGTTTGTTGGTTTTGTTAGCTCTTCTGcgttctttctttttcctttttccgtTTCTTCTctggtttttctatttttctttgatTTTCCACTGGTTTTCTTTGTTTATGTCTCAATTtcacttctttttttctttggttttccttattttttttgtttctttgtcggTTTCATTGGCTTTCGTATACATGAGAAATGTTTCTTTCTATACACATTTTAGCATATTTCAACAACGTGATTATCCTTcctcaaatacttgattaacactTTACAAATGCTTGAGTaccatttttaaatacatgatcaagttTTTTCATACAGttagtatattttttgtatacatggtcaacattttccctatacacatttaaaaaaattcaaatgttTGATTACCATTTtgaaatacatgatcaacattttcatacacattgtattgtTTTTATATACATATTTTGTATACATAAGGAAGAaactctatacacatttaacatttttcaaatgcctgattaaaaaaattcaaatacttgattaacaatTTTTTAATGAGATtacatttttaaattcatgaaaaaaaatcatacacattgtatatatttttatacatttttcgtatacatgagaAAAAAAATCTATACATCTTTACCATGtttcaaatgctttattaacattttgaaaatgtttaataaacattttttagatacatgatcaactttttcatacacattgtatatttgtatatacatgagaaacatttctTCTATACACATTTACTAAATTGCAAATGCTAGATTAATATAGTTCAAATATTTTATAGAAAGTGTTTTTCGTattgtatatactccctccgttcggaaatacttgtggGAGAAATGGAaattcatttctccgacaagtatttccaaaCTGAGGGAGTATTTATAATATTTGAAAGTATAACCAAAGGTAAAAAAAAGaaagcaaaatacaaaaaaataaagaaaaaggaaaaaagaggttGTTGGCCTTCTGCACGTTGCGCCGGCCCAGTCTCGCCCTTGCTGTGGCGAGGCTGCCCAACGTCTACCTATAAGCGAGACATAGGCACGCCCAAAAAAAGAACCATACCCTTTTCCGTCTGGTCTTCCTGACCACGCAAAAAATTATGGAAAACGTTCTAAATAAACCGGAGGATTTTGTCTGTGCGTCCGCCGCCTCTCCCGCTTGACGCGTGTCCCTTTGGGGCCCACCATCGCTTATCCTCACGTAGCCTTATCTTCACGCGTAGCTCTCCTCCACACATTCGAGTCCTTCGTCAAGATCCATTCTCCTCTCATCCCCGCGCTGCACACTTCTCTGCACCGCGCGCACAGCCGCCGTTGCACAAGCCATTGCCATCTCTGGCCGTCATGCTCGCCCACACCAATCCACCGCCAACACGAACCGGGTGAGGAATGATAGCGACCATCGCAGCATCAGATATTGCCGCCACGTGCTTCATCGCAAGACCCCATCGTCCTCACAGCATCGGACGCCGCCGCCGCATGCGCACAGCGGTGCTGCAGCGGGGCGCTCGTCGGCGGCCCCCGGTGCTGCGATGCAGAGCTCGCGCGGAGGCCCGAAGCTCGGTGCTGCCACGAAACTTCGCAGACGGCTGCAAATGGAGCTTCACTGACGACTGCAATGGAGCTTCAACGCGGCGCCCGGAGCTGCGATGAGCACGCAAAGCTGCAATGAATCTTCACCGGCGCTGCAATGGAGCTTCACCGGTGAGCCCCAAGCTGCGGCGCGGCAGGCGATGCTACAATGGAGCTTCACCGGCGGCTGCAAATGGAGATGACAGGTGGCCTAAGCCGCGATGCAACGGGGTAAGCGCTGCAGTGTAGCACCGCCGGCACCGTCGACAACAGGAATGAAGCTTCACCGGCGAGCCGGAGCTGTGATGCGGTGGGCAGTGCTTCAATGGAGCTTCAGCGGCGGCTACAATGGAGCTCCACCGGCGGCCCTGAGTCGCGATGGAGTGGTGTTGAAGTTGCAGTGTAGCATCACCGGCGCCGTCGACGACAGCGATGAAGCTTCATCGGGGCTGCAGTGTAGCTTCATCTTCGGCAGTGGGAAGGGGGTGCGGCTCCTGCCGCTGAGCATGCAGTGCTGCGTCCATGTGGCGACGCGGTTGGTGGTCGCGTTGACCTGATCCAACGATTGTTAGGAGATGAATCCAACGACGCGCGACCTGACTAATTTTCCCCAAAAATCAGTCGGATGATTTGTAGCAGCCCCAAAACTTATTGAGAATCTAGTACGTCCAGGCCAGAAAGCGCATTCGACCAGGCATATGCCGCTCTGGACAAGAACCAAACTAGCTCTTGCAGGTCGGAGGGGACAGCGTCTCTCTCCGAGACAGAAACACCTCCTCTGCATCCACACAACGCACTCACGGACCTACACAGTCACCCATGGCGCCGAGCAGCACCAACCGCGGCCGCCGCCGCGTGGTCCTCCTACCGCTGTCCTACCAAGGCCACATCAACCCCATgctgcgcctcgccgccgccctgcACTCCCGCGGCCTCGCCATCACCATCCTCCACCCGGAGACCCGCGCGCCGGACCGCCGGAAGCTCCCGGCGGACTACCGCCTGGTCACCATCCCGGACAACATaccgccggagctcgccgcgtccGGGGACGTCGCGTCGTTCGTCTTCGCGCTGAACAAGAACTGCGCAGCGCCGTTCCGGGACTACCTGGCCGGCGCCCTcagggcggaggaggagggggaggacggCCGCGTCGCCTTCGTGGTGGCCGACGTCGACTGGTTCGCGCCGCTCTCCGTGGCCAGGGAGCTGGGCGTGGCCGCTCTGGCCCTCATGACCAGCAGCGCCGCCAGGTTCCTGGTGTACCTGGCGTACCCAAGCCTGTGCCACAAGGGCTATTTGCCCGTCCAAGGTACGTAAATACCAAATCGCCATTGTTGTGTTCTTTGCTTGGAGTTTGGAGTTCTACCTTTTTTCAGTTTGTCGAACAAGAGAAAATTATAACCGATTGATATGTGCAGTGTATTTACATCACAGCGTTGCTAGATCTGAATTATCATTAGTAGCATAATAGTGGTAACATGGTGCTCGATCGAAAACTTAGATCTAGGCATCTAGCTAGTACAAGTACTTGCATTTTATCCGTCTAAAAAAATGTACTTGCATTTTTAAGTGGAACCTGACATACGTGTCGCAGCAAAAgacaaatacaacatggcatatATATAGAAAACTCAGGATATATGAAGATAAGGTTTTGGATTCAGAAACTATACCCACCCAATCGCCAACCAATCATGTGCGGTTTGTCGGATCCAGCTCTGAATGAGGAAACAGACGATCTAGTGCAATAGGTGTAGGCCATTGCAACACGTTGACGGGGACAGAATGCAACACGTAACAAGATCAGTTGCATAGCGTGCGTGTGTATCCATGTCCGTGCGTGTGTGACGACTTGGAGCAGCAATAAATATTGCGTACTCAAATTGGTCTGTGATATATACTCAATGATTGTCCTCATCTCTCATCTGTCCACAGAGTCAAATTTCAACACTGCGGTTGAGGAGCTTCCCCCCTTTCTTGTACGAGACTTGGATCGCGTGATGGACATGGCTCAACACCTCGCGTACGCCGATCTTCTCGCCCACATCGTGGCCGGCGTGAGGCAATCATCCGGCCTAATAATCAACACATCCGAAGACATGGAGGGCAGGGAGATTGAGAGGATCCGCAGCGAGATCACCCTTCCGGTGATCGCCGTCGGCCCTTTGCACATGATGACGGCGTCTTCATCCGTCGGGAGCAGCCTACTTACAGAAGATCGCAGCTGTTTGGACTGGTTGGACACACAACAACCAAACTCTGTGATCTACGTGAGCTTTGGGAGCCTGGTGGGCATCGACA
Protein-coding regions in this window:
- the LOC123165733 gene encoding DIMBOA UDP-glucosyltransferase BX8 → MAPSSTNRGRRRVVLLPLSYQGHINPMLRLAAALHSRGLAITILHPETRAPDRRKLPADYRLVTIPDNIPPELAASGDVASFVFALNKNCAAPFRDYLAGALRAEEEGEDGRVAFVVADVDWFAPLSVARELGVAALALMTSSAARFLVYLAYPSLCHKGYLPVQESNFNTAVEELPPFLVRDLDRVMDMAQHLAYADLLAHIVAGVRQSSGLIINTSEDMEGREIERIRSEITLPVIAVGPLHMMTASSSVGSSLLTEDRSCLDWLDTQQPNSVIYVSFGSLVGIDTDEFLEMAWGLADSQRPFVWVVRPGLVHGCEFSTLPEELQKNIGSRGRVVSWAPQQEVLKHPSVVAFLTHCGWNSTTEGISEGVPMICRPLSSDQMGTSRYVCDVWKVGVRLEVENRLKRGDVQAAITRLMEGKEGEEVRERMKDLRHAVGKCTDEGGTSDVALQRLVDFSV